One Rutidosis leptorrhynchoides isolate AG116_Rl617_1_P2 unplaced genomic scaffold, CSIRO_AGI_Rlap_v1 contig74, whole genome shotgun sequence DNA segment encodes these proteins:
- the LOC139885066 gene encoding probable serine/threonine-protein kinase PBL19 has protein sequence MKCFLHFKGKNKGKEEQKQRQRSAPDLKSTFKSFSSEDFSGSGTDHRIFKSTCSLNSPRGIPELYEENAHNLRIFTYSELRHATHDFNRMLKLGEGGFGSVYKGSIRPPDGKPGESISVAIKKLNKDGLQGHKQWLAEVQFLGVVKHPNLVKLIGYCSVDGERGIQLLLVYEFMPNKSLEDHLFNRAHPALPWNARLQILLGSAQGLAYLHQGLEVQVIYRDFKTSNVLLDENFEPKLSDFGLAREGPMAGLTHVSTAVVGTYGYAAPDYIETGHLTTKSDVWSFGVVMYEVLTGRRSLERNRQRSEQKLLDWVKHFPADSKRFSSIIDPRLENQYSIRAACEIAKLADSCLVKSAKSRPDMNLVVESLKNIILQDSNEEGRLSSDEKSCEPLLDDNLVEQVIKDSERQQPSESWKRRMAHLAKLGEQVEDASTKKLMIMQRAKVG, from the exons ATGAAGTGTTTTCTCCATTTCAAGGGGAAAAACAAAGGCAAGGAAGAACAAAAACAACGACAAAGATCAGCTCCGGACTTGAAATCGACTTTTAAATCATTTTCATCTGAAGATTTTTCTGGGTCTGGAACTGATCACAGGATATTTAAATCTACATGTTCTTTGAACTCTCCTCGTGGCATACCAGAATTGTATGAAGAAAATGCTCATAATTTGCGAATCTTTACTTACTCAGAGCTCAGACATGCCACACACGATTTCAATCGGATGCTTAAGCTCGGAGAAGGTGGATTTGGTTCTGTTTATAAAGGTTCTATTAGACCTCCTGATGGGAAACCAGGTGAATCCATATCTGTTGCCATTAAAAAGCTTAACAAAGATGGGTTACAG GGTCATAAGCAATGGTTggcagaagttcaattccttggtgtgGTGAAGCATCCAAACCTAGTTAAACTCATTGGCTACTGTTCTGTAGATGGAGAAAGGGGAATCCAACTTTTACTTGTATACGAGTTCATGCCGAACAAGAGCTTAGAAGATCATCTTTTCAATAGGGCACATCCAGCTCTTCCTTGGAATGCAAGATTGCAGATTCTACTCGGATCAGCTCAAGGATTAGCTTATCTCCACCAAGGACTAGAAGTTCAG GTCATATATCGTGATTTCAAAACATCCAATGTGTTATTGGATGAAAATTTCGAGCCAAAGCTTTCAGACTTTGGACTTGCAAGGGAAGGGCCCATGGCTGGACTCACTCATGTTTCAACAgcg GTTGTGGGGACATACGGTTATGCTGCGCCAGATTACATCGAGACAGGACATCTGACAACAAAAAGTGATGTGTGGAGTTTTGGTGTGGTAATGTACGAGGTCCTTACAGGAAGAAGGTCACTCGAAAGAAATCGGCAGAGATCGGAACAAAAACTTCTAGACTGGGTCAAACACTTTCCTGCTGACAGTAAAAGGTTCAGTTCAATCATTGATCCACGCCTAGAAAACCAGTATTCTATCCGTGCAGCATGCGAAATCGCGAAGTTGGCAGACAGTTGCTTGGTTAAAAGTGCCAAGAGTCGACCAGACATGAATTTGGTGGTAGAGAGCTTGAAGAATATAATATTGCAGGATTCTAACGAAGAAGGACGTCTTAGCTCTGATGAGAAGAGTTGTGAGCCTCTCTTGGATGATAATCTTGTGGAGCAAGTAATCAAGGATAGCGAGAGACAACAACCATCTGAGTCTTGGAAGAGACGGATGGCTCATTTGGCCAAATTGGGGGAACAAGTGGAAGATGCAAGTACAAAAAAGCTTATGATTATGCAGCGAGCCAAAGTAGGTTGA